A genomic region of Bradyrhizobium sp. ORS 278 contains the following coding sequences:
- the pnp gene encoding polyribonucleotide nucleotidyltransferase, with the protein MFTKHSVEIDWGGRPLKLETGKIARQADGAVVATYGETVVLATVVAAKAPRDGVDFLPLTVDYQEKAYAAGRIPGGYFKREGRPTEKETLVSRLIDRPIRPLFVDSWRNETQVIVTVLSHDMENDPDIVALVAASAALTLSGVPFKGPIGAARVGFANDEYILNPTLDEMADTQLDLVVAGTSDAVLMVESEAKELNEDIMLGAVMFGHRHFQPVINAIIELAEKAAKDPRDVAIIDNSAIEKEMLGIAEQDLRKAYAIAIKQERYAAVGAVKEKVMAYFFPEGQEPKYDKLRVAAVFKELEAKIVRWNILDTGKRIDGRDAKTVRNIVCEVGVLPRAHGSALFTRGETQALVVTTLGTGEDEQYIDALSGTYKETFLLHYNFPPYSVGETGRLGGTKRREIGHGKLAWRAIHPVLPPHHEFPYTTRVVSEVTESNGSSSMATVCGSSLALMDAGVPLKRPTAGIAMGLILEGSRFAVLSDILGDEDHLGDMDFKVAGTESGITSLQMDIKIEGITEEIMRVALGQAREGRIHILGEMSKALTAARAELGEYAPRIETFKIATDKIREVIGTGGKVIREIVEKTGAKVNIEDDGTVKVASSDGEAMKAAIKWIKSIASDPEVGQIYDGTVVKVMEFGAFVNFFGTRDGLVHISQLADKRVQKTTDVVKEGDKVKVKLLGFDDRGKTRLSMKVVDQTTGEDLEAKQKDAPAEAPREAAGE; encoded by the coding sequence ATGTTTACCAAGCATTCCGTCGAGATCGACTGGGGTGGACGTCCCCTCAAACTGGAAACCGGCAAGATCGCGCGCCAGGCTGACGGCGCCGTCGTCGCCACCTATGGCGAGACCGTCGTGCTGGCGACCGTCGTCGCCGCCAAGGCGCCGCGCGACGGCGTCGACTTCCTGCCGCTCACCGTCGACTATCAGGAAAAGGCGTACGCTGCGGGGCGCATTCCCGGCGGCTATTTCAAGCGCGAGGGCCGTCCGACCGAGAAGGAGACGCTGGTCTCCCGCCTGATCGACCGTCCGATCCGCCCGCTTTTCGTCGATTCCTGGCGCAACGAGACCCAGGTCATCGTGACCGTGCTGTCGCACGACATGGAGAACGATCCGGACATCGTGGCGCTGGTCGCCGCCTCCGCCGCGCTGACCCTCTCGGGCGTACCGTTCAAGGGCCCGATCGGCGCCGCCCGCGTCGGCTTCGCCAATGACGAATACATCCTCAACCCGACCCTCGACGAGATGGCCGACACCCAGCTCGACCTGGTCGTCGCCGGCACCTCGGACGCCGTGCTGATGGTGGAATCCGAAGCCAAGGAGCTCAACGAGGACATCATGCTCGGCGCGGTGATGTTCGGTCACCGTCACTTCCAGCCGGTGATCAATGCGATCATCGAGCTCGCCGAAAAGGCCGCCAAGGATCCGCGCGACGTCGCGATCATCGACAACAGCGCGATCGAGAAGGAGATGCTGGGCATCGCCGAGCAGGACCTGCGCAAGGCCTACGCGATCGCGATCAAGCAGGAGCGCTACGCCGCCGTCGGCGCCGTCAAGGAAAAGGTGATGGCGTACTTCTTCCCAGAGGGGCAAGAGCCGAAATACGACAAGCTCCGGGTCGCCGCCGTGTTCAAGGAGCTCGAGGCCAAAATCGTTCGCTGGAACATCCTGGACACCGGCAAACGCATCGACGGCCGCGACGCCAAGACGGTGCGCAACATCGTCTGCGAAGTCGGCGTGCTGCCGCGCGCCCATGGCTCGGCGCTGTTCACCCGCGGTGAGACCCAGGCGCTGGTGGTGACCACGCTCGGCACCGGCGAGGACGAGCAGTACATCGACGCGCTGTCGGGAACGTACAAAGAGACGTTCCTGCTGCATTACAACTTCCCGCCCTATTCGGTCGGTGAGACCGGCCGCCTTGGCGGCACCAAGCGCCGCGAGATCGGCCATGGCAAGCTGGCGTGGCGCGCGATCCACCCGGTGCTGCCGCCGCACCACGAGTTCCCCTACACCACCCGGGTGGTGTCGGAAGTGACGGAGTCCAACGGCTCGTCGTCGATGGCGACCGTCTGCGGCTCGTCGCTGGCGCTGATGGATGCCGGCGTCCCCTTGAAGCGGCCGACCGCGGGTATCGCGATGGGCCTGATCCTGGAAGGTAGCCGCTTCGCCGTGCTGTCCGACATTCTCGGCGACGAGGACCATCTCGGCGACATGGACTTCAAGGTGGCGGGCACTGAGTCCGGCATCACCTCGCTGCAGATGGACATCAAGATCGAGGGCATCACCGAGGAGATCATGCGCGTGGCGCTCGGCCAGGCGCGCGAGGGCCGCATCCACATCCTGGGCGAAATGTCCAAGGCGCTGACCGCAGCCCGCGCCGAGCTTGGCGAATACGCGCCGCGTATCGAGACCTTCAAGATCGCCACCGACAAGATCCGCGAAGTGATTGGCACCGGCGGCAAGGTGATCCGCGAGATCGTCGAGAAGACCGGCGCCAAGGTCAACATCGAGGACGACGGCACCGTGAAGGTCGCCTCCAGCGACGGCGAGGCCATGAAGGCCGCCATCAAGTGGATCAAGTCGATCGCCTCCGATCCGGAGGTCGGCCAGATCTATGACGGCACCGTCGTCAAGGTGATGGAGTTCGGCGCCTTCGTGAACTTCTTCGGCACCCGCGACGGCCTCGTGCACATCTCGCAGCTCGCCGACAAGCGCGTGCAGAAGACCACCGACGTCGTCAAGGAAGGCGACAAGGTCAAGGTCAAGCTGCTCGGCTTCGACGACCGCGGCAAGACCCGGCTGTCGATGAAGGTCGTCGACCAGACCACCGGCGAGGACCTCGAGGCCAAGCAAAAGGACGCCCCCGCCGAGGCGCCGCGCGAGGCCGCCGGCGAGTAA
- the rpsO gene encoding 30S ribosomal protein S15, protein MSITAERKAEIIKANATKAGDTGSPEVQVAILSERINNLTGHFKTHGKDNHSRRGLLKLVSTRRSLLDYLKKNDEARYKALLEKHNIRR, encoded by the coding sequence ATGTCGATTACCGCAGAGCGCAAGGCGGAAATCATCAAGGCGAACGCCACCAAGGCCGGCGACACCGGCTCCCCCGAAGTGCAGGTTGCGATCCTGTCGGAGCGCATCAACAACCTGACGGGCCATTTCAAGACCCACGGCAAGGACAACCACTCCCGCCGCGGCCTCCTGAAGCTGGTCTCGACCCGCCGTTCGCTGCTCGACTATCTGAAGAAGAACGACGAGGCGCGTTACAAGGCGCTGCTCGAGAAGCACAACATCCGTCGTTGA
- a CDS encoding GNAT family N-acetyltransferase: MLEPIIRPAHPDEYDAIAKLWMESWCSTGLESPSETLLGILQARVPREVAGGWSLYVADDSGTLAAMLAINLPKLYLDQLMIAPAYQGRSLGRRLLAFTRGALPDEIWLRCAEGNERAWRWYEREGFVPEKTEADPVHGRMMKYYRWKRESQTQS; this comes from the coding sequence ATGCTCGAGCCGATCATCCGTCCTGCCCACCCGGACGAATACGACGCCATCGCAAAGCTTTGGATGGAAAGCTGGTGTTCGACCGGGCTGGAGAGCCCGAGCGAGACGCTGCTCGGCATCCTGCAAGCGCGCGTGCCGCGCGAGGTGGCCGGCGGCTGGAGCCTGTACGTCGCCGATGACAGCGGCACGCTCGCCGCGATGCTCGCGATCAACCTGCCCAAGCTCTATCTCGATCAGCTGATGATTGCGCCCGCCTATCAAGGCCGCTCGCTCGGCCGCCGCCTGCTCGCCTTCACCCGCGGCGCGCTGCCCGACGAGATCTGGCTGCGCTGCGCGGAGGGCAACGAAAGGGCCTGGCGCTGGTACGAGCGCGAAGGCTTCGTGCCTGAGAAGACCGAAGCCGATCCGGTGCATGGCCGGATGATGAAGTACTATCGCTGGAAGCGCGAAAGCCAAACCCAGAGCTGA
- the truB gene encoding tRNA pseudouridine(55) synthase TruB, with protein sequence MTIPPETGAVDALSIVPKAVNVQKNSSDARPPRDNNDPRNKQQRGNQPRRDRRDVHGWVVLDKPIGMTSTQAVAVAKRLFQAKRAGHAGTLDPLASGGLPIALGEATKTVPFVMDGRKRYRFTVTWGAERDTDDTEGRVVETSENRPDVAAIRALLPQFTGRIEQTPPRYSAIKIQGERAYDLARDGEVVELQPRPVEIHELTLVDQPDADHSVFEAECGKGTYVRALARDMGRLLGCYGHISALRRTLVGPFTENDMIPLEQLEALCNRAASGEGSLADALLPVETALDDIPALAVTRADAARLHRGQAVLLRGRDAPQSSGTVYVTVAGRLLALAEIGNGELIPKRVFNLTGLTASSGRNERD encoded by the coding sequence ATGACCATTCCCCCGGAAACCGGCGCTGTCGATGCGCTCAGCATCGTGCCCAAGGCCGTCAACGTTCAAAAAAATTCTTCCGACGCGCGTCCTCCGCGCGACAACAACGATCCGCGCAACAAGCAGCAGAGGGGCAATCAGCCGCGCCGCGATCGTCGCGACGTTCATGGCTGGGTCGTGCTCGACAAGCCGATCGGCATGACCTCGACGCAGGCCGTCGCGGTCGCCAAGCGCCTGTTCCAGGCCAAGCGCGCCGGCCATGCCGGCACGCTCGATCCGCTCGCCTCCGGCGGGCTTCCGATCGCGCTCGGCGAGGCCACCAAGACCGTTCCGTTCGTGATGGACGGCCGCAAGCGCTACCGTTTCACCGTCACCTGGGGTGCGGAGCGCGATACCGATGACACCGAGGGGCGGGTGGTCGAGACCAGCGAGAACCGGCCGGATGTCGCCGCGATCCGCGCACTGCTTCCGCAATTTACCGGCCGGATCGAGCAGACTCCGCCGCGTTATTCCGCGATCAAGATCCAGGGCGAGCGCGCCTATGATCTGGCCCGCGACGGCGAGGTGGTCGAGCTGCAGCCGCGCCCGGTCGAGATTCATGAACTGACCCTCGTCGACCAGCCCGACGCCGACCATTCGGTGTTCGAGGCGGAATGTGGCAAGGGAACCTATGTCAGGGCCCTGGCGCGCGACATGGGTCGGCTCCTCGGCTGCTACGGCCATATCAGCGCCCTCCGGCGGACTTTGGTCGGTCCGTTTACCGAGAACGACATGATTCCGCTGGAACAGCTGGAGGCTTTGTGCAATAGAGCCGCGTCCGGTGAGGGAAGCCTCGCCGACGCACTGCTGCCCGTTGAGACCGCGCTGGACGACATCCCGGCACTGGCCGTCACGCGGGCGGATGCGGCAAGGCTCCATCGGGGCCAGGCCGTCTTGTTGCGCGGACGGGATGCGCCCCAGAGTAGCGGCACAGTCTATGTCACGGTCGCAGGCCGCCTTCTGGCGCTTGCCGAAATTGGCAATGGCGAACTCATCCCCAAGCGCGTGTTCAACCTGACCGGACTGACTGCCAGCTCCGGCCGCAACGAGAGAGATTGA